The Alnus glutinosa chromosome 10, dhAlnGlut1.1, whole genome shotgun sequence DNA window taccgaccgccACTGAACCGCCATCGATTGcctaccgactaatttcggttcgggAAATTTTGTTCTGAAAGTCGGTTTGGTACAGAACCGAATCGCTCTTTAACCGGATTACCAAACCGAACCACCCTTTAACTGAATCGACATAAACAAAATGACGTCATTTTCGCAGGACAGAAATGACGTCATTTCCTttcatcgtttttttttttttttttaaaaaaaaaaaaatatatcaaaatgacgtcgtttcattacaaTTGAAATGACGTAGTTTTGAAAGAGTATATATTCATCTCTTTCGGCTAACCCTAAGACACATTCCCCATTTCGCATTTTCCCTCCTCTTTCTGCATTTCTGCCGAATCGGCGAACCCTAGCCCTCACATTCGAAGTCGACATAACCGCTTGCCTCCCTGGAATCTGGCCATATTAGGCAAGATTCTGGCCAaatcgccggaatctggcttgCTAGAATCCAGCAACAGTGACCGAACGTTTCCGGATTTCAACCACTTTTGCCGGAATTCGGCCAACCCTGATTCTGACAAAACTGTCTGAATTCCAGCCTTTATCCCGGATTCCGACAATAGTAGCCGGGATCAGGTGAAAGAAGTTGGAATTCTGCCattcagtgacggaatctcgtcatcggtgatttttatattattttgcataaatatttatatgttgtgaataaaaattgatttttatgagttaatatgattgaatgaaaatagtaaaaatatttgcgatttttcgtacgcgccaaacactgaaaaatactTTCGGAGAAAaacattttcctgaaaaatgacttcccttaAACCAtgttacgacggaaatcattttacctCGAAACAAACAGACCATAAGATTTATGCTATTATGGGACTACGGAAGGGTATTACAGCAAGATGGGAGGTTTTTCTAGATTTGTAAAATTTCAGATCCGTGATagtggatttggcttaggtgctgtaaaaaaaacaaCGCATatctcttgtaattttttaaacgatCCAGATTTTATTTCAAGTTTTtcttgaaaaagagaaaatgtttaaATTTGGACCAATGAAAAAAGTACAAGATTCCCAGTAATTGGTTTTACAGCACGAAGCCAAATCCGGTGAATAGTAGGGGAGTCCATTTTTGGCTTATTCATTTTTACCTTTTAGGCTAAAATGACTAATTAATTCACTAAAAAGTCGCATAATCAAATGCAAAATACATTTATGATGCATATGTAAATAGTACAACTCCACATGTGGAGTTGTACTATTCACACATGcatctcttttttatttgattatctttctctctctctctctctctctcccttctcttTCACCAAAACTCATTTATGCtataacaatattttaatatatctCTGAATATAAGAAATTGTATTTCAAAATATATCTATATGACAAAAGATATGTTTGTCATTTTAAGGTCACACTCATGCGAACCACCTCATATGAGAACAAGAAATTTGCTGACtttatagaaaataattattcaaaaaaaaaaaataccatgttagaaagaaaaaaaatgacttattgttgaaaaaatgtcttagaattaaaatatagaaagataaagaaagaataaaaaatatatatttaaatgatatagtaaAATAATCGATAATGAGATATATGATACGTACCTTTTGAAATCCATTagttaaaatatataaagtaggttttgactagtcattttgcatataaaaatatatgcatAAGTTATTGGAAGTGCTTTacaagtttcaaattttttaattaatgataaatttatattttaaaaaatttacaagagTATAAAAAACATTTTGTATGTTAGTCGTTCGAGTTAACGAAAATCCCCAATGATGAGAGGTGGATTGAAAAAGGCTGAAAAATTCAACACCAACATTACCACTTTTGATAATTTGGTAATGACCTTGCATAACCcatcctactttttttttttttaagatgcgTAACCCATCCTACTTGGAGAGggaaaatgaagtttttccaaaaaggaaaaaaaaaataaattcattcATTGAATATAAGATAAGAAGATTCGAGCTGTGATTGCGTACCTTGCCTGGAAACTATAGGTAGCTTTTCAAAGTCACCAAAGTGGGGCGTGTGACGTTAGGTGGGTCCAtttgacaagaaaagaaaatagatgaACGAGATATTATACATTCTCACTTTTAAAATATAGCTCTTGATTATCTTTATTTATGTGAcaatttgtactttttttttttttttaatatagaaaaaaatctTAAAGTTAGCAAGGAGACCATTTTACCACATAAATAAGAAGGTCAAGAGTTGTATCTAGCTTGGAGTGACAAAAGATTATATCTTTAAATGTACAGGATTGTAGCacgattgtttatttttctatttctttcattttatgaagGATTGAaatatgagatatgatacattgtcacCCCAAAACATAGTTTCTGATCACTTTTGCCCACATGACAACTTTCAGTctaccttttttcctttttttttaagaaaaaatttcctAGTGCTAGTTAAGAATCACCTTACCACATGGATAAGATAGTCAAAAATTGTATCTTGGAATAACAAAAGATCGTATCTAAATATTACCTCTATTTTGTCCTCATTCTAACTCACAGAATTTGAACAACTATTCTCCCATATTTTTGCAGGTGTGTGCCTTCATATTGAATTCAGggggaccaaaaaaaaaaaaaaaaaaaaggctgagtCACTATAATTTATTTGCTGTTGCTTGTCATGTCATTGGTATTGGCATCCCAAGAATGATTAGTGCTTTCTATGGGCACTGAATTGAGCCCAAAAACTATGGAAAGGTGCGGAAATGACTGCATAACCCCAATAGGCCCTGCATGAGCTGGAATGATCTGAGCAAGATTCAAAGGGGCCTGCAAGTCTTGATGCTTACTTTTCTTACTTGTTTTTGTCAATGGATTTGTATATCTATTGGCTGGGGAGCAGAAGCCTTCTTCAGGCCCCAGTAGATCCTACCCATGCTCAAAATGGTATTTAGGGCTCAAAAGGGGCTGCTTAGGCCCTGGATGGACCCCAATAAGCCCTGACTATAGACCAAAAGGTTCAGATGGAGCCCCAAATGAGTTAGCAATGTTGGGAGTGGCAAGTTGGGCCCCTTTTCCTTTCAAAAGAAATCGAGTAAGCCTTTGACTCTccaaaaaagacaaagaaaccTAGGGGTAAGAATGGGGTGGAGGGTGGGGTCTGGACCAAATGGCACTTCCTGACAACTTAAGTTGTCAGAATTAGTGGTTTCAACGGGTGACGCCAGTAGTAGTACTAGTAGTAAactattattatcatttttgtcaTTCTGTTCTCTCATTTGAGTACCTACAGTTTCTCCACATAAGATCAAGTGAAGAATTGATGTCAAGCATGGCATGAATCAAGTTTAAGATGATAATTTTGGCATTCCCCCCTTTTTATTGCTTGATGATTTGGTATTAGTTAATGATCTGGTATCTACTTTGCAGTGGATTGATTGTGTTTCACAATTGCTGCGGATGTATCCCTTTGCTTTTGAGTTCTCCTCGGTATGTGTCCTAGCATATGTGACACTAAGTTTTCATGAACATTTGACTGTGTTGATGAGCATCTtattttcttcccctttttattttgtattttagatCAGAAAATACTTGCTTGCTGACATCTATACCATTTGGTGGTTTAGGGTTTCCTGGTGGATTTCTTGGACTGCGTGCTTTCTTGTCGCTTTGGAAAGTTCTTCTGTAATAGGTAATTTGCTTTTATCAGTGTTGCTCTTGATACAGTGGATTAAAGTCTGTAGTCTCTTGCATGTGTTTGCTTGATGTACCCTTGCTATTTTGAATTAGAATGCACAATGTGATATCACAAGCAAAAACTAGTTAACTATCCTGAGAGAAACacatttttgttttgatcttgGACTGCGGCAGTCTGTCTTGGTTCATAAAGCTAAAACGTTGCTGATCATTGTGTAATTGTCATACTGATGCACAAAATGCATTGGCATGCTTTGGTGCTTATAGTGAGTATATGTATAGCATGgtacaaaaaatagaaaaaattgtttgaaatgCTTCTAaagttgattaaaaaaaaaaaaaagcttgaaatGGAATGAAATTCTTGAAAGATGTAAAATATGCTAAATAGGAAGCTTAGAAATTGGTAGGCAAGGCTAAATTGAGCATATTATGTGATTGAATGGAAATATTTTCCAGGCCAATAAACTGAAATCGTTGTATTTTCTGTGTTCATCAATGAAGTTAACAATTGTCATTGATTTCATATTTCTAGTGTTTCGGCAGTGGAATCTGGTAGTTCATCTGTGTATTCTTACTTCTTATATTGTGCTATTGATTATTCTTTTTATggaatattaaatttataaccGCCATcgaaattttcttataaaaaaaatccaccatACTACCATAGACCTTCAAATCTTGTTAATTGTTAACCTGGTGgtaattctttttttgttgttgcacTGATTACTCATTGTACTCCCTTTCTGATGTTGTTCTAATTATCCTGCACTCTATGATACTGAATTTTTGTTCTCATTAACGAATTTCTGCAATTCTAAATCATCCTAATCACCGGTTGATCATCCAATTATATAAGGTTATATCaggttgtaaaaaaaaaaacaaaaaaaaaaaaacataatagtGAAATACACAATAAAGGAGTTCTGACTTTGGTGATGCTGGCCACTGTGGAAGCAATACGTACCTGTTTTCTCATTGCATACTCTGATTTCAGTGAAAAAGAGAGGCAGCAATGCGTTGTTTCTGAAGCTTGTGGATGTTTGTGGGGCATATTTGGCTGATTTGCGTGCTTCAGAGGGAAGCTCTCATGTGCATTACAACCCTTTTTATGATCCATTGAAACACGATGGTCCACTTTTACCTCCAGCAGCAGCCTTAGCCCCAACTCTCTGGCCCCGGTTTCATCTTCGTTGAGCTTGCCCTTCAGAGGCCCAAGCTGGGGAGGTTGAAGGTCAATGTAGAAAGATGGCTATAAAATTCTCTGAATTGCAGAAGGTATTAATATTACTTCTGTCCTCTGTCCAGTACATTTCCCCAATAACCCCCTCCCCCCTAcccaaaaaaatcttttttctgAACACTGCTGACATTCTAATGAAGTTTCTTTGTGGTGGTGGCTTTGCCTTACTGATCACGAGCAATTCTGAGCATTAGCTTCATTGTCAAGGATCTTAAGTTTCACCCTGCCATCTGGTccagcttaaattttttttataattttttttttcatctctataattccttttttctttttcccccgcAGTTATATAGTGCCTTGTTACTCATAAAGCAACAGTAATGCCAATTTTTCATTCATCAAACATGGTCGTAGTTGAGGGTTAGGCTTGACTTTATGAAGTTAGCAAAGGGTTTGTTTTACTATAAAACTGGGTTGTAGGTGATCTGGAGTTGTCTGATGATATTCTTGTTCACTCAGATTAAGTAGGATACAACAGGTTTTGAGTCTAGCCGTTGTTGCAATGGATAATACTGTCTCTGTTGACAGACTGTCATGTTTGCAGAAGTCGATCatggttttcttttctgtttatgAATGTTGTTAGCTAAAAGCCTGTCTATcgcaacccccccccccccccccaaaaaaaaaaataaataaataaaaaaaatgaaagaccGTATGTTTTATATTTAGACTCTGTTGTATTTTTTAACAATGTTTTATGTGTTACACAGGCAAAAGAGGTAGCAGAAAGGAAAGCTAAAGAAGTTACAATTGCCATGGAATCATTAAGTGCAGAATTACGGTATGAGAAGCAGCTCAGCAGCTCAGCTGTGAACCTGGCAAAGAGGGCTAGCAAGGAAAGTGAGGCCATAAAGCGAGCAGTACAGTCACTGGGGTGCAAGGTTCACTTCTCAAGCACTGGTGATTGTACTGTTGGCATTGAAAGCTACCCAATAGATAATCCACAGAAATTCGCTTCTTCTCCTTCAAAAAGAGTACCAGATGGTACTGTGCAGCTTGATGAGAAGTCAGATATCTCCGTTTCTATCACGGTAATGGCTGAGGATGCTATTCCCAGTAATCCAGTTGCTGGAGTGTGTGAAACTTTATGCCCACTACGCACTCGAGATGGAGTCTGTAGGTGGCCAGATGCTGGTTGTGCGCAGCTGGGTAGCCAATTTCTTGGGCTAAAGGCAAATTTTGAAGCATTTGATCAGCTTTCCATTTGTGATAGTTACTTTCAGTCTGAGTAAAACCTGTGGATTTGAAGCCAAGCATGAGTTTCCAGCTCCAACTTCTGTTGCAGTACTTGGATGAGGTTCTGCTTTGGGCAAGGGTTCAAGTAGGTTTAGATTTAGAGCTTTTTCAGAACAGATTCAAGATTCTTTTGAAGCTCACcatcaaaataaaatggaaatgcATTATGATGTATCCGGGCATTTGGAACGGGTCCCGGGATTGTTTGTACAGGGCATAGAGTCTAGCCGATAACCTTCTTCGTACAGAAGGAGAAACGCAGAGGGTAAGCTTGAAATATACCTGCAAGAGCTAATGTATATTAGGGTGGTCCAGGTCCATATCTTCGTAGTTTTTGACAAGGTGTTGGCCAGGTAGTTTTAATAACATTGCCATTCATTTCCTGAGTAAGAGTATAGCTTCTGTACATGTTTCGGACTAGTTACTTTTTGTCACATTCTTATACCAACACTATGTAAACCAGGGCTGTACAATTAGTAAAATCTTCTTGCTAGTGAATATTGAATAATGCCAAGGATTTCTGCATGCTTTCTGGTGGCCGTCCTGTACTAGGTTTTCCAGAACAATTTGAAATTAAGATTTATACTATTCTGGGACTATGGAAGGGAATTAGAGCTAAATGGGAGGTTTTTTTAGATTTGTAAAATTTCAGATCCGTGACagtggatttggcttaggtgctgtaaaaaataCAGCACATTtctcgtaattttttaaaagatttagaTTTTATTTCAAGTTTTTCATAAGAGAAAAAGATTAAATCCCGACTGTTGAAAAAAGTACAAAGATCTCCTGTAATTGGTTTTACAGCACCAAGCCAAAACCGGTGAACAGTAGGGGAGTCCATTTTTTGGCTAGACGTGTTGCGCACTGCTTCTTTATTCCCTGAACTTTATAAGATTACTGCAGATTAGGATGTTTTTGTGGAAGCATGTATGGAAGTAACAGGAAGTACGTTAGCATTCCAAATGGCTTAGTTATTTTTACTCTTTAGGCTAAAATGACTAACCTATTCACTAAAAAGTCTGTGTCTGATTATCCAAatcaaatgcaaaatgcatttgtAACGCATatgtgaatagtataactctacatgtagagttgcactataTTCACACatgcatctattttttttatttgtttctctttctttcactttctctcACCGAAACTTATTTACACTAAACAGAATATGTCTTCGAATttgaaaaattgtatttcagaGTATATCTAGatgacaaaatatatatttgtcattttaaggtTATACTCATGCGAACCATTTCAAATGAGAATAAGAAATTTGTTGACTTTataacaaataattattcaaaaaaaatgaccatgttagaaagaaaaaaatgacttatcgttgaaaaaatgttttagaattaaaataaagaaagaattaaaatatatatatatatatatatatataatgatataataaaataatagataatggGATGTATGGTATTTTTTGAAACTCATTAGGTAAAATAGATAAAGTAGGTTTTGATTAGccattttgtatataaaattgCATAAGTCATTGAGAGTTCTTTGCAaggttcaaattttttaattaatggtaaatttgtattttaaaaaaattacaagggtataagaaatattttctgTTAGTCGTTCGAGTTAATGAAAATCACCATTGATGAGAGGTGAATTGAAAAAGGCTGAAAAATTCAACACCAACCTTACAACTTTTGATAATTTGGTAATGATCTTGCATAACCCTACTTGGAGAGGGAAAATGAAGTTAGCTTTTCAAACTCACCAAAGTGGCGTGTAACGTTAGGTGAGtccatttgaaaagaaaagaaaagaaaataaatgcatGAGATATGGACATATGGTATACTAGCATCCTAAGATATAATTCTTGATTACCTTTACTCAGGtgacaatttttacttttatctttttttgtttttagagaaAACCCCTAAAGTTAGCTAGaggaccaccttgtcacatgTGCAATGtagtcaagagttgtgtcttaaGGTGACAAAAGATCATATGTCGAAATGTATAGGATTGTAGCacgattgtttatttttctatttctttcctTTGATAGAGGATTGAAATATGAGATATAATACATTGATACTCCAAAACAACTTCTGACCACCTTAATTTGCTCACATTAaaacttttacttttcttttcttttttttctttttttttttttagaaaaaaatactaATGCTAGCTAGAAAACCACCTTACCACATGGATAAGGTGATCAAAGACAACTTCTGACCACCTTTGCTCACATGgcaacttttacttttcttttttttttcattttttttttagaaaaaaaaaatgctagctAGAAAATCACCTTACCACATGGATGAGGTGATCAAAAATTGTGTTTTGGAATGACAAAATATCATATTTCTTGAAGTATTACCTCTATTTTGTCCTCATTCTAGTGAATAATGCCAAGGATTTCTGCATGCTTTCTGGTGGCCGTCCTGTACTAGGTTTTTCAGaataatttgaaattaagattTATACTATTATGAGACTATGGAAGGTTATTAGGAATAGATGAGAGGTTTTCTAGATTTGTAAAATTTCAGATCCCTGTCGGTGGATTTGGCTTAAGTGCTGTAAAATAAACTATAGTAcatctcttataattttttaaacgatcaagattttatttcaagtttttcatgaaaaagagaaaaagactaaatATAAATGGATGAAAAGGTACATAGATCTCCTGAAATTGGTTTTACAGCACCAAGCCAAATCCGATGAACTATTGGGGAGTCCATTTTTTGGCGTGATGTGTTGCGCACTGCTTCTTTATTCCCTGAATTTTATAAGATTGTTGCAAATTAGGATGTTTTTGTGGAAGCATATATGGAAGTAACAGGAAGTACGCAAGCATTTTCAATGGCTTAATCATTTACCTTTTAGATTAAAATGgcaacctcttttttttttcttttttttttttatcttttttctttagaaCATGTAGCATGTGCTACGATATATTACTGAAAAAGCCGGCCTGAAGGCTTACAGATTGAGACAAGAGATACAAGACCCCTACACTCTAaatcagaaggatctgacttaaaaaacagttGCCTATGCAGAAACACAAATCTTACAAGAATAACATTTGAGCCTCCCTTTACAATAACGCTcattctcaaaataaaagagggccgatctagaaataagccaacaaatattcccgTAAAACAAGGGCACTACAAAGGCAGACTGTACCGGAGACACAAagggaatacacaaacacaactGACAGAAACACCGAATCCAGGTCGGCAGCAGTGAGGCAGAGGCGGTCTTCGCCAGACGACGGCGCGTGTGGGACACGCGCCGCCACCGACAACCCCCAAACAGCAGATTAGTCGTCCTAAACCCTAGAAACCATCGTGCATGGCCTGAAAAAGTGGAATGTGAACCACACGCGAGGCCCAGGGAGCAAAGCTCCCTAGCACGTGAAAGCCACCCGCCATGCTCCGACGACTGACATGACCACAATTTCCGGCGGCTGGAGCGGAGAACGACGGACATTGCTGCTGGGAGGCACGTGTCTACCGGAAATAGACGAAGATGCGTAAATCtggcttcaaaaaaaaattagaaaaagtgaaAGTCCGGCCAAAACATCCACCGTCGACGACAAAGCACAGATCGGTCTCTCCCCCAACTGGTCGTCTTGATTTAAGTCTTCATGcctgaaacaaaagaaataaaccagaaaaaacaaagaaacaacaacCACCATAGCCCAAAGGGGACTAGTGGAAAGCAGTCGCCACCGGATCTACCgggggaacaaaactccacaaccctaaTGGCTAGGAGAAAACCTAACCTCCACTGGTACACACCATGGATGAGCAAAAATCACTCCATAACCCTAGAAGGCTAGGAGAAAGCCCTTATCGGGAGGAGGGAGGTGTGAAGCCACCCTCCCCCGGCGACAATCTCAACCGAAGACTCTCTCCCAACTGTTAAAATGG harbors:
- the LOC133879377 gene encoding phosphatidylinositol-3-phosphatase myotubularin-2-like isoform X1 gives rise to the protein MAIKFSELQKAKEVAERKAKEVTIAMESLSAELRYEKQLSSSAVNLAKRASKESEAIKRAVQSLGCKVHFSSTGDCTVGIESYPIDNPQKFASSPSKRVPDGTVQLDEKSDISVSITVMAEDAIPSNPVAGVCETLCPLRTRDGVCRWPDAGCAQLGSQFLGLKANFEAFDQLSICDSYFQSE
- the LOC133879377 gene encoding phosphatidylinositol-3-phosphatase myotubularin-2-like isoform X2 is translated as MESLSAELRYEKQLSSSAVNLAKRASKESEAIKRAVQSLGCKVHFSSTGDCTVGIESYPIDNPQKFASSPSKRVPDGTVQLDEKSDISVSITVMAEDAIPSNPVAGVCETLCPLRTRDGVCRWPDAGCAQLGSQFLGLKANFEAFDQLSICDSYFQSE